In the genome of Blastopirellula retiformator, the window AAGAACGCCCTGGGGGGCGGCGGTTTACCCGGTAAACTGCGCGACTGCATCAGCCGCGACATGGAAATCTGCGAACTCTACCTGGTGGAAGGGGACTCGGCCGGTGGATCGGCCGAAGGTGGCCGCATGCGAGAGTTCCAGGCGATCTTGCCGCTGCGAGGTAAGATCATCAACGCCTACAAGGCGCGCGAAGATAAGGTGCTCGCCAACGAAGAAGTGCAGAGCATGATCCAGGCGATCGGCGCCGGCATCGGCGAAGAGCAAGATATCCACAAACGCCGGTACAACAAGGTCATCATCATGACCGACGCCGACGTCGACGGATCGCACATTCGGACGCTGCTGCTCACGTTCTTCTATCGTCAGATGTACGCCTTGGTTGCCGGCGGGCACGTTTACGTCGCTCAGCCGCCGCTCTTCCGCGTGACCCGCAAGAAGCAGGTCACCTACATCCAGACCGAAGAGGAAATGAAGGAACGCCTGCTGGAACATGGTCTGCAGGACGCGTCGTTCGTCGATGAAGCGGGCCGCGAGATCGTTGGCGCCGAGATGGAAAAATTGTGCCGTTCTCTCGCCGCCATCGAAGAAGCTGTCATTGCCTTGGAACGTCGTGGTATTTCACTAAAGATCCATGCGGTGCGGCAAGACCCGGTCAGCGGCAAGTTGCCGGTTTTCCATCTGGTCTACGGTTTGACGGAAGAGTGGTTCGCCACGCGGAAAGAACTTGACGATTACCTGATCGAAAAAGGTCTGGTGACCGAAGATGCCGGCGAAGCCGAAAAGACCGAAGAGCCGGCCGAAGGAGAAGAAGCGGCGCCTGCCGAAGAGAATGGCCAGGCCGAAACCAATGGTCAGCCAGCCGAAGTTCCGCACATCACCGAACTGCATGAAGTTCGCACGATCAACATCCAGATGGGCGAACTGGCGGCGATGGGCTTTGACATTCAATCGCTCATCCCGCAGGAGCGAACCGGCTTGCAAGAGTCGCGCTATCGCTTGCGTCGCGGCGAAAGCGAAACCGGCATCGAAGACCTTCGCGGTCTAGTTGGCGCCATTCGCTCTGCCGGCGAAAAGGGACAAACGATCACCCGCTTTAAAGGTCTGGGCGAAATGAACGCGGAAGAACTCCGCGAAACGACCCTCGACCCGAGCAACCGCACGCTGCTGCAAGTCACGATGGAAGACCTGAGCGCGGCGGACGACATGTTCCGCGTCTTGATGGGCGACAAGGTCGAACCGCGGCGTGAGTTTATTGAGAAGCACGCGCTGGATGTGCGGAACTTGGACGTTTAATCCTCGCTCTGGCAAATCCAACAAGCCGACCCGATTTAGCCAGGTCGGCTCGCCCCTTACGTCGATTGATCGGAAGCAATCGACGGGCTGGCGGCCGCCTCATGTACTCCACCCATCAGCCGCAAGAAACGTCCATACGCTTTCCGCCAATAGCGAAAGAAGCCGATGCCGCTTCGCCAGAAGACTTCGCCGTGGGAAGAGATAGTTCGGACCAACGTTTACTTTGCCGACTCGTCGTGCTCGACAATGGAAGCTCGATCTTGCGGGGCGACTACCAAAGCCACTTTTTTCCGAGCGCTTTGGCCTGGGCCGCGGTTAGCTCCTTCACCCCATGTTTGCCCAGCTGAATCAGCTTCATTAGCTGTTCTTCGGTGAAGGTCGCCTCTTCGCCGGCGCCTTGCACTTCGACGAATTTGCCGCTGCCGGTCATCACCACGTTCATGTCGACTTCGGCGTCGACGTCTTCGATGTAGTCGAGATCAAGTGCGCCTGCGCCATTGACCAAACCAACGCTGACTGCGGCCACGCTGTCGACCAGCGGAAACTTCTTGGGGTCAGGCAGCTCGATCGTTTGCAAAGCGTCGACCAGCGCAATGAAGGCGCCGGTGATGCTGGCGGTGCGGGTGCCGCCGTCGGCGTCCAGCACGTCGCAGTCGACCGTGATCATCTGCTCGCCCAGCGCTTCCAGGTCGGCCACCGCCCGCAGGCTACGACCGATTAGCCGCTGGATCTCGGTGGTGCGACCATCAACTTTGCGCGACTTGCGGGTCGGCGTGCTGCCGGGCAGCATGTTGTACTCGGCCGTGATCCAGCCTTTGCCGCTTCCTTTCAGCCACGGGGGAACGCTTGACTCGACGCTGGCGGTGCACAGCACGGTCGTAGCGCCGGTTTGAATCAGCACGCTGCCGGCCGCGTTCTTGGTAAAGCGGCGTTTGATCCTCAGTTCGCGAATTTGACTCGCTTTGCGTCCGTCGTGGCGTGCCATGATGTCCTTCGTGGTGATTCTACAAACCCGTAGGGCAGGCCGTGCCTGCCGAAATGGAAAACGTATCAGTCTCGGCAGGCATGGCCTGCCCTACGATTGGGGACTAACCCTTCTGTTGCGACAGCCAGACCAGTACGCCCTTTTGAGCGTGCATGCGGTTGCCGGCTTGTTCAACGATGCGCGATGTCTTGCAGTCCATCACTTCGTCGGTCACTTCCTGGCCGCGCTTCGCCGGCAGGCAGTGGAGGAAGATCGCGTCTTTGGCGGCGGCGTCCATCAACTTTTTGTTGACCTGGTAGTCGGCGAAGTCGATCTCGCGTTTCGCTTGTTCCGCTTCCTGACCCATACTGGCCCAGACGTCGGTATACACGGCGACGGCGCCATCGACCGCTTCAAACGGATCGTTGGTTTGCTGGACTACCGCGTCGGGGCAAGCTTGATCAACGCGAACCAGGAACGGTTGATCCAGCTCGTAACCTTTCGGCGACGCGATGGCGAACTCGGCGCCCATCTTGGCACACGCCAAAGCCAGGCTGCGGCTGACGTTGTTGCCGTCGCCAACATACGCGATCTTCATTCCCTTCAGCTTGCCGAATTCTTCCTGCACCGTCATCAAGTCGGCCAGCGCCTGGCACGGATGGAACAGGTCGGTCAGGCCGTTGATAATCGAGCAAGTGCAGTGGGTCTCCAGCTCAATCACCCTCTCATGCGACTTGGCGCGACAGACGATGAAGTCGAGATACTGGCTGATCACGCGGCCAAAGTCTTGCGGAGCTTCGCGTTTTCCCCAACCGACGTCTTCGCCGAGAAACAGGCTCGAACCGCCCAGCTGCGCCATGCCGGTCTCAAAACTAACGCGGGTCCGCAGCGACTGCTTTTCAAACAACAAGCCCATCACTTGACCTTGCAGCAGCGGCTCGCGTACGCCTTTGGCGAGCTTCGCTTTAAGATCGGCGGCGATCGAGAAGATCGACTCCATTTCTGCGGTCGAGAGATCAAACAGGGAAAGCAGATTTCGCATAACAGTCTCGCTTCGAATCGGATCGGTCGAAAACGTTTCGGCCAGTCGTGAGAAAGAGGAGAAAAGCGAATCGCCGCGGTGGAGAGTGACCGCGGCGATCAAGTCGCAACAAGTCGGTTAGGCGGCAGGCGCCATGTTGCGGATGACGTCGACCAGGATATCGCATCCCTGGTGAACTTCTTCCGGCGTCAGGTTCATCGCCGGCAACAGTCGTACGACGTTGCCTTGCGTGCAGTTGATCAGCAGCCCTTTTTCCAAACAGGCTTTCACCGCTGGGGCGCCTTCGATCGTCAGTTCGACGCCGATCATCATGCCGACGACGCGAACTTCTTGCACCAGGTCGCATTCTTCTTTCAGCGCCAACATCCGCTCGCGGAAGATCTCGCTGATCACGCCGACGTTTTCCAGCAGGTTGTCGCGTTCGATCTGTTCAATCGCCGCAACGCCGGCCCGGGCCGCAATCGGGTTGCCGCCAAAGGTCGCCGCATGCATGCCAGGTCGTAGGCTGGGGGCGATCTCTTTGGTCGTCAGCAAAGCGCCGCCGGCAACGCCCCCGCACAAGCTTTTGGCGAGCGTCAAAATGTCAGGCGTGACGCCAAAGTGTTGATAGGCGAACCACTGGCCGGTTCGTCCGCAGCCAGTCTGCACTTCGTCAAAGATCAGCAGCAGACCATGCTCATCGGCCAGCTTGCGAAGCCCAGCGAGAAAACCTTCCGGCGGAATGCGAACGCCCCCTTCCCCTTGGATCGGCTCGACCATGATCGCGGCGGTCTGATCGTCAATCAGTTGTTCGACCGCTTCCAGATCGCCAAACGGTGCGTAGCTGAAACCAGCCAACAGCGGGCCGATCCCTTCGTGGTACTTCGGCTGCGCGGTGGCCGAGGTCGCGCCAAAGGTGCGGCCATGAAAACCGCCTTGGAAGGTGATGATCTTGTAGCGCTCGGCCGGCGTGTGCAGGCGAGCCAGTTTGATCGCCGCTTCGTTCGCTTCGGTTCCGCTGTTGCAGAAGAAGGCCTGACCGCCAAAGCTGCGCTCCGACAATAGCTTGGCCCATTGACCTTGGGCTTCGATCAACCAGCTATTGGGAACATGAATCAGCGTGGCGATCTGTTCCTGCACGGCCGAGACGATCATCTCCGGGCAGTGACCCAGCAGATTGCAGCCCCAGCCAGGGAAGAAGTCGAGATACTCTTTCTCTTCGGCATCCCACACGCGCGAGCCTTCGCCGCGGACCAGACTGACCGGGTACCGGCCATAATTGGGAACGACGTATTGCTTGAATAGCTCGACCGTTTCGGGCGAACTGAGATGGCTAACGCTGGTCGACATCTATCTGGCCTCCAGGCACATGGAAAAGGGAAAGCAGGGGGACAGATCGCCGCGGCGCTGGTTCGCGCAGCTCGGCTAATGAACGATTTCAGTCCCGACGCCGATGTTGGTGTAAATCTCCAGCAGCAGCGAATGTCGCATGCGGCCATCAATAATGTGGATCTTCTTGACGCCCCGGTCGAGCGTCTGCAGACAGGCTTCGACCTTCGGAATCATGCCGCTGGCAATCCGGCCGTCGGCCATCATCGCCCGGGCCTTCTCGCCGTTGAGCGAGTGGACCAGCGTTTCGGCGTTGTCTTTGTCGGTGCGAACGCCGTTGACGTCGCTCAGGAAGACGAGCTTCTCGGCGCCGAGCGCTTCGGCCACGGCGTTGGCGGCGGTGTCGGCGTTGACGTTCAGTTTTTCGCCGGTCGCTTCGTCGAGCGCCATCGACGGGATGATCGGCACTTGCCCGGCGTAGCAGAGGTTCTCGATCGTCGTCCGATCGACGCGGGTCACCTTGCCGACGTTGCCCAGATCGAGCGACTCGCCGTCGGGACCTTCCAACTGCATCTTCTCGCCGAACAAGACGTTGGTCGTCTTGAAGTTGAGGTTCATCGCCCGGCCGCCGATCTCTTCAATATTAGCGGCGATTCCTTCGTTGATTTCGCCGGCTAGAACCTCTTCGACGATTTTCAGCGTGGCGTCGTCGGTATAACGGCGGCCATGGATAAAGCGAGGCTCAATCTTGGCGGCTTCCATCGCGCGGCTAATGGCGGCGCCACCTCCATGCACGACGACCGGCCACATGCCGACCGTTTCCATAAAGACGATGTCGATCAATACGTGCCGCAGGGCGTCGGGGTTTTCCATGACGCTGCCGCCGAGTTTAATGACCGTGATCTTGTCACGAAACTGACGGATCCAGCCGAGCGCTTCGATCAGGACATCCGCTTTTTGGATCGCTTCTTCCAACGAGGTCTCCGTCTACGGCACTGGGCCGCCAGCAAGAAATAGATTACCCCTCCCTGTCGATCTTTTGCGCCCAGGGAGAAACGCGCCATTTTAAATGGGGCCGAATCGGCGTGTCAATTGGCGCGGATTTCGGGGCAAGTCCCGCTAAAGTGGCCGGTTTTTTTGGGACCCAAACTCTTGAAGGGTGCGTCGGGACGCACCTTGGAACCTGTTGTGACGGCCACGATCGGCCTGGCGTAGCAACGCAACCTGTTGGCGCCATTGCGTTTCCACGCGAACTAAATTGCTAGTCGAAAGCGGGACTTTGGTGCGTCGAGACGCACCCTACCCGGACCCGGAAAACTGGACCGCGGAGCGCCGTTTTTTTGTGATCTTAACCTGCTGCGTGGAATGTTAACTTAGGCGATCTGTCCAGCATATTGGGCGTCTCTGTGCGCTAGTGACCATCCAGACGGGACAAATTCGCAACGGGTGCTCCGACTGGACTAGACGTTTTCGTTTTTTCTTCGCCGCTGCTGACTGGTGGCGGCTGCATTCCCTCGGCTTGCGCACTTGGGTTCGTGTGGGACTGGACCGCTGGTTTCGTTTTTTTCGCGCGGTGGTGGTGGATCGGCCGGGTAAAGTGTCACCCATCTGTCCGAACGCTGGGGATCGGCTGATTGGGACTGGACTGGACGATTCGTTTTTTTGTCGGTGCCGCAAACCAGTGGCGACCGCATTCCCTCGGCTTGCGCACTCGGGTTAGTTTGGGACTGGACCGCTGTTTGCATTTTTTCTTGGGTAGGGTGCGTCGAGACGCACCGAGATCCTGCCAAACCGGGTTGTCTGTCGATCGACTTGGGGGTTAGCCGCGCGAACCGCGCAGCATTAACCGGCAGGGAACGTGAGCTTCGTTCCCTGGTTTTCGGTATTGTGCCTGGACAAATTTATACCAACAGTCGACCCCCGCGGCAAGGCGGTTTGGTCCCTTTTGGGCTGCCGTTATCGACATCATCAACAGGCTGTCGACGCTGAATCGACGGGGCGTCGACCGCCTATCGACAGGGTGTGAACGGGGATTCGACAAGTTTTCCCCAGGTCGATTTCGAGATTCAGGGGAGAGGCTTGAAGTAGAGCCTATGACCGCGCAACGGGCGCCACTGCTGGCTCGTCCAGCAGTGCTTGGCCTCTAGGTCTTGGAAGGTGAGACCTGCTCGGTCGCGTCCCGGTGAATGGCGTGGGAGATTGGTCCGTTGTTCTCACTGCTGGACGAGCCAGCAGTGGCACACGGATGAGCATGCCTTGAATGCGTTTCGTCACTTCGAAGACATGCTTCAAGCCGGCGAAGACGCCGCAAGAGCATGGCGCTATGCACCCCTGTTGTTCGTTTAGAACGGAGCAGGCGCGGTGAACCGCATCCGCTTGCCGCTGGCTGGGTGCGTGATCTCCAGCTCCTGCGCATGCAGCATCAAGCGGGGCGCTGCGGCTTTGATCTCGGGCGGAGAATAGAGGGGATCGCCGAGAATCGGGTGGCCGATTGCCTGCAGATGAACTCGCAGTTGATGACTACGCCCGGTTTGCGGAATCAGCGCGAGTCGCGTCGCATCTTTTAGCCACGTTTCGATCTGCCAATCGGTGATCGCCGGTTTGCCCAGCTCGGGATCGACCATGTGCCGCGGGGGATGGTCGAAGTCTTTGCGCAGGGGGAGTTCGATGCGACCGGAATCATCTGCGACCTGACCGGCGACGATCGCAACGTATCGTTTGCTGGTTTCCCGTTGTTCGAATTGGCGACTGAGCTGGCGATGCGTTTCGGCGTCGAAGGCCATCACGATCACCCCGCTGGTGTCGCGATCAAGCCGGTGCACATTGCGGGCTCCGGGGTAGTCGGCGGCGACCTGCACGGCGAGCGAGTCGTACTTGTCGTCGCCGCGGCCGGGGACCGAGAGAAGCCCGCTCGGCTTGTCGAGCACGATCAGCTGCTCGTCGAGATGCAGGACTTTCCAGGCGCGGGGCACCAGCAGGGTTCCATGTTCAGCA includes:
- a CDS encoding DNA gyrase subunit B, with product MTDESNQPLPEPENKDAAKQAEMAKANSEYIATDLEHLSDLEHVRERPSMYIGDRGVRGFHHLVYEVVDNSIDEAMAEFASAITVTIHNDNSVTVEDDGRGIPVERHPQLSEQIGREVSTLEGVMTVLKFGGKFSKGAYQTSGGLHGVGVTVVNFLSEWCEVEVHRDGSIWQQEYQRGVPQGPVRKGGATKKRGTKTSFKPDSQIFSVSKFNYDTLFKRLQELAFLNRGVKIIFKDERTDEGGEFQYERGIVEYVEHLNRASTAMHPEVISLEGVSEEVGFDIALQYTEEYTENLHSFVNNINTHEGGTHVSGFKTALTRTLNNYAKKEGLLKDISLSGDDFREGLTAVISLRVPNPQFEGQTKTKLGNSEVEGIVNSAVGDFLTKYLEEHPKIGKLIIRKAVLASQAREAARKAREMMRSRKNALGGGGLPGKLRDCISRDMEICELYLVEGDSAGGSAEGGRMREFQAILPLRGKIINAYKAREDKVLANEEVQSMIQAIGAGIGEEQDIHKRRYNKVIIMTDADVDGSHIRTLLLTFFYRQMYALVAGGHVYVAQPPLFRVTRKKQVTYIQTEEEMKERLLEHGLQDASFVDEAGREIVGAEMEKLCRSLAAIEEAVIALERRGISLKIHAVRQDPVSGKLPVFHLVYGLTEEWFATRKELDDYLIEKGLVTEDAGEAEKTEEPAEGEEAAPAEENGQAETNGQPAEVPHITELHEVRTINIQMGELAAMGFDIQSLIPQERTGLQESRYRLRRGESETGIEDLRGLVGAIRSAGEKGQTITRFKGLGEMNAEELRETTLDPSNRTLLQVTMEDLSAADDMFRVLMGDKVEPRREFIEKHALDVRNLDV
- the rph gene encoding ribonuclease PH; its protein translation is MARHDGRKASQIRELRIKRRFTKNAAGSVLIQTGATTVLCTASVESSVPPWLKGSGKGWITAEYNMLPGSTPTRKSRKVDGRTTEIQRLIGRSLRAVADLEALGEQMITVDCDVLDADGGTRTASITGAFIALVDALQTIELPDPKKFPLVDSVAAVSVGLVNGAGALDLDYIEDVDAEVDMNVVMTGSGKFVEVQGAGEEATFTEEQLMKLIQLGKHGVKELTAAQAKALGKKWLW
- the argF gene encoding ornithine carbamoyltransferase codes for the protein MRNLLSLFDLSTAEMESIFSIAADLKAKLAKGVREPLLQGQVMGLLFEKQSLRTRVSFETGMAQLGGSSLFLGEDVGWGKREAPQDFGRVISQYLDFIVCRAKSHERVIELETHCTCSIINGLTDLFHPCQALADLMTVQEEFGKLKGMKIAYVGDGNNVSRSLALACAKMGAEFAIASPKGYELDQPFLVRVDQACPDAVVQQTNDPFEAVDGAVAVYTDVWASMGQEAEQAKREIDFADYQVNKKLMDAAAKDAIFLHCLPAKRGQEVTDEVMDCKTSRIVEQAGNRMHAQKGVLVWLSQQKG
- a CDS encoding aspartate aminotransferase family protein, which encodes MSTSVSHLSSPETVELFKQYVVPNYGRYPVSLVRGEGSRVWDAEEKEYLDFFPGWGCNLLGHCPEMIVSAVQEQIATLIHVPNSWLIEAQGQWAKLLSERSFGGQAFFCNSGTEANEAAIKLARLHTPAERYKIITFQGGFHGRTFGATSATAQPKYHEGIGPLLAGFSYAPFGDLEAVEQLIDDQTAAIMVEPIQGEGGVRIPPEGFLAGLRKLADEHGLLLIFDEVQTGCGRTGQWFAYQHFGVTPDILTLAKSLCGGVAGGALLTTKEIAPSLRPGMHAATFGGNPIAARAGVAAIEQIERDNLLENVGVISEIFRERMLALKEECDLVQEVRVVGMMIGVELTIEGAPAVKACLEKGLLINCTQGNVVRLLPAMNLTPEEVHQGCDILVDVIRNMAPAA
- the argB gene encoding acetylglutamate kinase, whose amino-acid sequence is MEEAIQKADVLIEALGWIRQFRDKITVIKLGGSVMENPDALRHVLIDIVFMETVGMWPVVVHGGGAAISRAMEAAKIEPRFIHGRRYTDDATLKIVEEVLAGEINEGIAANIEEIGGRAMNLNFKTTNVLFGEKMQLEGPDGESLDLGNVGKVTRVDRTTIENLCYAGQVPIIPSMALDEATGEKLNVNADTAANAVAEALGAEKLVFLSDVNGVRTDKDNAETLVHSLNGEKARAMMADGRIASGMIPKVEACLQTLDRGVKKIHIIDGRMRHSLLLEIYTNIGVGTEIVH
- a CDS encoding RluA family pseudouridine synthase, with protein sequence MPRAWKVLHLDEQLIVLDKPSGLLSVPGRGDDKYDSLAVQVAADYPGARNVHRLDRDTSGVIVMAFDAETHRQLSRQFEQRETSKRYVAIVAGQVADDSGRIELPLRKDFDHPPRHMVDPELGKPAITDWQIETWLKDATRLALIPQTGRSHQLRVHLQAIGHPILGDPLYSPPEIKAAAPRLMLHAQELEITHPASGKRMRFTAPAPF